The genomic window ACATAGTGAGGTGGAACGAATGGCAAAAACATTATTGGATATCAAAAAAGCTCTTGATTCAAACCTTGGGAAAAGATTATTACTCAAGGCTAACGGTGGAAGAAGGAAGACGATTGAGCGTTCAGGTGTTTTAGCAGAAACGTACCCTTCTGTATTTGTGATTGAGCTGGATCAGGATGAAAATGCGTTTGAACGTGTATCCTACAGCTACGCAGATGTTCTTACAGAAACTGTTCAAATTACATTCTACGAAGATACAACAGGACGAGTTGCTTTAAATTAATATAAATTTTTTTTGTGTGTAGGCGGCGAACTTATGTTTGCTGCCGTTTTTTTTTTACATCCACCAATATCCCAAATATTTAACTCTTATGATTAAACATAGTAAGCCTCATACTATAGGTACCGCAGTGTGAAAGGAGATGTTAATCATAGGCAGGCGAAAAGGGATTATGACAGAGGGCTTTAAAGAGGAGCTTGCGAAGGAACTTGGCTTTTATGATGTTGTGCAAAAAGAAGGCTGGGGCGGTATCACAGCGAAGGATGCTGGAAATATGGTTAAACGTGCAGTTGAAATTGCACAACAAGGCCTAAATAATAATCGGTAACCTTTTGAAGATAACGTAAACTGCATATTTAACAGATAGTGATTAATAACGAAATGGACTCACTGCGGTGGGGCTGACCTAAAGCACAGGTGCCAGTCACCTAATAGGACAGCCCCTATTTCTTTAGAAATTTTGACAAAAAGTATAACTTTTATAAAGAAAGTCTAATCAGTACGTCTTACTTTTGTTGTTTTGTGGTAAAATAGGACAAAAAATGGAGACGTTTTGTCAAAGTAGGTGAAGATGTTGAAGATTTTAGTAAAGGCACCGGCTAAAATTAA from Bacillus sp. DTU_2020_1000418_1_SI_GHA_SEK_038 includes these protein-coding regions:
- the veg gene encoding biofilm formation stimulator Veg translates to MAKTLLDIKKALDSNLGKRLLLKANGGRRKTIERSGVLAETYPSVFVIELDQDENAFERVSYSYADVLTETVQITFYEDTTGRVALN
- a CDS encoding small, acid-soluble spore protein, alpha/beta type, encoding MGRRKGIMTEGFKEELAKELGFYDVVQKEGWGGITAKDAGNMVKRAVEIAQQGLNNNR